DNA from Deltaproteobacteria bacterium:
CGGCCTTGTGAAGCGCGCGATAAAGCCACTTCCCCGAGTCGTCGCCGGTAAACATTCGTCCAGTGCGGTTGGCCCCGTGCGCCGCTGGTGCAAGTCCCACAATCAATAGCTTTGCGGGGTATTCGCCGAAATCGGGTACGGGCTTCATCCAATAGCGCTCGTTCGTAAATGCTTTGCGCTTAAGCACGGCGCCTCGTCCGACGGCTTCGCAATGTTTGCGAAGTCGAGGGCACCGAGTACATTTCGTTATGTCGGATGGAGTTGGGCCAGTCGACATTGTCAAAAATCAGTTGCCGATTTTCCGGTTCCGATTCCGGTAGGTCCGACTCGACCGAGTTCAATAGCGTCTAGGTGTTCCATCAGCTGATTCTTGATGTCCTGAAGATTTGATTTATCGACCTTCAAAAGGAATGTGCCGAATGGGTAGATGGCGATCGCGATCCCTTTTGAGCAAAAATCCAAACAAGCCGAACCATTCACTCGGCATTTAACCGCGTCGTCGGGCGAATATGATGCTGCGGAATTTCGTTTTGCAACTTCGTCCTTCAGCCATTCTTTGAGTTCCGCTCGAACATCTTCCGCGCCCAAGGGGCCACAGGATCTTTTTTCGATATTGGCGCGCGTATTTGTACAAACAAGAACGTGAAGATCGTACGGACTAGTTTTCGTTTCCATAGCTTTTTCTCTTTTCAGTCTAGTTCCAAAAT
Protein-coding regions in this window:
- a CDS encoding (2Fe-2S) ferredoxin domain-containing protein gives rise to the protein METKTSPYDLHVLVCTNTRANIEKRSCGPLGAEDVRAELKEWLKDEVAKRNSAASYSPDDAVKCRVNGSACLDFCSKGIAIAIYPFGTFLLKVDKSNLQDIKNQLMEHLDAIELGRVGPTGIGTGKSATDF